ttgagtgttgtaagaagaaggggagatgccacacagtggtgaaaatggccttgtcccaactttttggggatttgttgacaccatgaaattctgattcaacatatttttcccttaaaattgtacattttctcagtttaaacttttgttccgtgatttatgttctattctgaataaaatattagaagttggcacctccacatcattgcattcagtttttattcacgatttgtatagtgtcccaacttttttggaatctggtttgtatatatatgcacaactacatgtgggtttgagcacttcctgcttgtttaataccacgccattcttttcagtttgtacaatatatatagagatgcctggaggtgtataaactccaatttaaatgtgcctgctttccatctacaggctacatttaggtgcacctgtgaggcctgggccatatcagccagtcttgagtgggactcgcagactcctccctcctcccattgctagcatggttacagtacatgctggaggtaactgttgaattgtttgtgagtcggcctcatgctcctgtaatttgcccactggctccttgtATTGCCCACATGgaccaggtaggtgagtgttaggtcccgagctactggagaaaccttggcgcggtgctcatgctcagacatgccctacaccgtaggacatgttggctaatctcttaattttaaaatcagtttgagggtttagtaagaccgcagagtgcacctgtctttgctattattttgttatattgttaaatttattatcacatccacataattgctatcttgtgtaggatgtctattgtggtacttgtggttcgctgcgggcatcctccattgtatgcatttttgctggggatcatcATtatcaacgggccacaagtgcaggatttgctcccctgtatatatatgcacaactgcatgtgggtttgagcacttcctgcttgtttaataccacgccattcttttcaatttgtatatatagagatgcctggaggtgtataaactagggatcgaccgattatcggtttggccgatattatcggccgatattcatgtTTTTgcaagttatcggtatcggcatctaaacTGCCGATACCACCGATAATGCTTACGCCGCCCGCCACCCTCTGCCCGCCGCCCGCTGCATGTGCCCGTCCGAAGTCAGTCCGGCCATGTCTTTCGGCTGCCAGTGCCAACTATCGCGGGACTACAGGAGAGACTACGCTTGTGGGCGTGTCTGCCTTCAACGTGCCGAACGGAACTCCGTAGCAGACGCTGACGTCATTGGAGGCGGTCACAGTGTTGGGCAGAGGCGAGAACCAGAGTGCCTGCGGCTGCCACCATTACAGTCTAGTCTAGACTCCATATACAGTTGTGCCATGGTAAAATAAATACGTGCGCCGTCATATTTTTCCTACGATCTGAATCACCTTATATACCTCAGGCTCATATACTATTATACAGTGTGTTATATCATGTATTCTATACCTCGACCGTGCTACATCATACACAGTGCCACATTATATAGTATGTAATTGTATTGTAATGcgtgtatgatgtagtatgaggtatatataatacatataacacactgtatatgtgTTATATGAGGTATATAACACAGTATATGATGGTATACTATTATCAGGTATATAAGGACTCTAAGGAGTGTATGATAATAGTATGAGCGaggtatatgatatataacactgtatgtgtgtaatataatgAGGTATATATAAGGACTCCTATACCTcattatattacacacatacagtgTGTTATATTATATCATATACCTCgctcatactacatcatacactcctTAGAGTCTTTATATACCTGATAATAGTATACCTATACATAGTTGTGTTATATATACCTCATgctattatacatatacagtgtgttatatatgtattatatacctcatactacatcatacacacatTACAATTACATACTATAatgtgtgtatgatgtagtatgaaTATGAGGtatataatacacacagtatatgtataatagtatGACtatgaggtatatatatatatatatatatatatatatatatatataacacacatATACTATACTATTATCAGGTATATAAGGACTTTAAGGAGAGTATGATGTAGTTATGACTTGAGCGAGGTATTATACACTGTATATGTGTAATATGAGgtatgtataaggcctcatgtacacgaccttggtgtgttttgtggtccgcaaaacacggatggcgtctgtgcacgttctgcaatttgcggaacggcacggacactcagcctttaatataactgcctattcttgtccgcaaagcgcagacaataggacaggttatatatttttttcgcggGGCCATGGAAggtagcaacggatgcggacagaacacggagtgctgtctgcatcttttgcggccccattgaagttaatgggtatgCATCTGAGCTGCCAaaaatgcggcttggatgcggaccaaaacagctATGTGTGCATGCCATGAAGCCTAAGaagtgtatgatgtagtatgaggtttaacacactgtatatgtgaggtatatatatatttaatatagtaTACCTcattatattatacatatacagttaCAGACtacagtgttatatatatatatatatatatatacacacacacctcagctcatatactacatcatacactccACCTCACAAGCTTTTAttgttctatatatattttactcCCCCCTCAATTCCACATATTTCTTGCGCGCTGTTCCTTAATCTGTACTGTTCCTAAAAGGCTAATAGCACTAGTAGTCATGTTACCCTCTTCTTTCAATGCAGGTGGATgcacaaagaaaaaataaaagtatagtctGGGACTATTTTAGTCAACCCTCCCCAGGACGGGCAATGTGCAACACATGCAAAATCAATGTGAGCATGGGATCTGCAACTGCAAAAACAAAGAATACATCAAATCTTTGGACCCATCTAAGAATTAATCATGTTGAATTATTTAATAACGCAGAAAAAGAAAGGGAATCATCTCAAACACCAACTTTACTCCAGCCAAAAATAAAAGACCTATTTCAGAAACACACAAAGTGGCAAAATTCCGATGAAAGATCCCAACTTCTGGACAGAGCAATCACAGAGATGATGGTTACGGATAACCAGCCATTTACAATGGTGTCTGACTCTGGCTTTAAGCGCTTGATGTCCATAGTTGAGCCAAGGTACacactgaaaaatgaaaagttttacaGAACGGAAATGCTGCCAAAGATTCATCACAAGGTGGTTCAGAAAGTGAAAACAATGTTACAGCCAGAGAACGCTGGCAATTCACTCTCATTCACTACCGACTGCTGGTCTGGATCAACAGAATCACTAATGAGTCTTACGTGTCACTTCATTGATAATGGATGGACAAAAAGGCAGTTGGTGTTGAACACAAAGGTGATGCAAGGATCCCACACTGGCGAGTACATTAAAGAAATGTTTCTAGGCATGCTTGATGACTGGGGGATAACCAAAGATCGAGTGATGCTTGTGCTTCGAGACAGCGGAGCAAACATGGTGAAAGGAATGAAGCTTGCTGAAGTGTCAGATCTCAGCTGCATGGCACACACCCTGCAACTTGTAGTAAATGATGGTCTGTCAAGCCAGAGAGCTGTGATCGACATAATTGCAATGCTAAAAAAGTGCGCAAGTCATTTCCACCATTCATTCATTGCCAAGCACCGACTGAGGTGCATTCAGTCAGACCTTGGCCTGCCCCAAAACAGCCTGATTCAGGCTGTTCCAACACGGTGGAACTCCACACTCCATATGCTACAAAGAATGCTGGAACAGAAGCGAGCTCTTAGCATCTACGCCGGTGAACATGGAGGATATTCCTGCCCTAATGCTGATCAGTGGGAGATTGTAGCAAATCTGATTCAGACCCTCCTCCCAATAGAGGAAGTGACCCTAGAGGTTAGCCATAACGACTCAAGTGTGTCATCCGTCATTCCATGTGTGAGAGTGCTGAAGATGCTTCTTCAAGAGAATGAAGGGCCCACTACACGAGGCATTAAAACGCTTAGGGAGGTCATGAAGGAAAGCCTCAACAAACGTTTTTTGAAGTATGAAGAGAATATAAACGTAGTGTTGGCATGTCTTTTAGATCCTCGATTCAAACATCATGCTTTCTCTTCTGATAATGTATTGAGCAAGGCAAAAGAATGGCTGACAG
This window of the Bufo bufo chromosome 6, aBufBuf1.1, whole genome shotgun sequence genome carries:
- the LOC121005740 gene encoding zinc finger BED domain-containing protein 4-like, which encodes MCNTCKINVSMGSATAKTKNTSNLWTHLRINHVELFNNAEKERESSQTPTLLQPKIKDLFQKHTKWQNSDERSQLLDRAITEMMVTDNQPFTMVSDSGFKRLMSIVEPRYTLKNEKFYRTEMLPKIHHKVVQKVKTMLQPENAGNSLSFTTDCWSGSTESLMSLTCHFIDNGWTKRQLVLNTKVMQGSHTGEYIKEMFLGMLDDWGITKDRVMLVLRDSGANMVKGMKLAEVSDLSCMAHTLQLVVNDGLSSQRAVIDIIAMLKKCASHFHHSFIAKHRLRCIQSDLGLPQNSLIQAVPTRWNSTLHMLQRMLEQKRALSIYAGEHGGYSCPNADQWEIVANLIQTLLPIEEVTLEVSHNDSSVSSVIPCVRVLKMLLQENEGPTTRGIKTLREVMKESLNKRFLKYEENINVVLACLLDPRFKHHAFSSDNVLSKAKEWLTEDMQKEVDDATETYKFPKRKHMEKRLKHGQIDAMFSVLLGPHVEDSLTIPKICLDDELHLYLKEPVINRKDNPLEWWKENEARFKTLASYARRYLCSPPSSVPSERVFSEVSAIYERNRSRLTGEHAEMLCFLHYNVLLLNWKY